The sequence GCCAATACACGATGAGGAATATCAAATACAGAATAAGACATTTCGCTGGAATTATTCGGATTTTTGGCGTAGTTATACTGCCAGTTAGAAAGAGCAACAGAACTTGTTCCATCGTTAACAGAATAAGCATGACCAAAGGTGTAGCTTGCCATAAGATCGAGCCCAAACTTAAAGCTCTTTTCCAATTTACCGCTTAATGAATATGAGTAACCTTTGTTGGTATTCTTAAGATTGATAATAGCGTAATAGCTACCGGCATTTGTAGCGAAATAATTGGTAGCCGAGTTAGGAACATCTGCACTAACAGCGTAAACTTTTTTACCATTGTCAACAAGAGCCAGATTTTCAAACCACACATTATTTAATGTTTTGGAGTACAAACCTTCCACCGTCATTTTAACATCATACGGCAATGCTTGTTCTACTGCTAGGTTCGCACGGAATACTTGCGGATATTTGAAATCTTTAGAAACGGTGTTGATAGTCGGTTTTGAAGCAGAGCCACTTGCCGATTTCATAGCTGCAACTGCATCATTACCAAAAGTACCAAATTTAGGAACATTCGTTGTAATAGTAGTTCCCTTCATTTCCATACCGGTATTATTCCACATGTTCGACAACCATACAAAAGGTACACGACCTGTAAATAAACCAGCACCACCACGAACCAATGTTTTATGACTGTCATCGGTATACCAACGGAAACCTACACGAGGAGAAATCATAACTTTTGTAGAAGGAACTTCTCCGACCTTTACACCATAAGTAGTGGAATAGGTACTAAGGTTAAATGCGTCATTAGCTGTAGGTTTATTGAAACACATAGGAACATCGAATCGTACACCATAAGTAACGTTAAAGTTGTTATTTATACTCCATTTGTCTTGCAGATAGAGACCAAACTGTCCTGCTTTTACTGTACCAGCCCACTTATAGCTACCTGTCAAATCATAGTCAGAATAGTTATACTTGAATTGATAAGCATTGTCGTTCACGAAATCTGTCAGCGAGTTATAATAATATGCTCCGGTTGATGCCTGAATGAACAAATTATTCATTCGATAAAATTCATTATGCGTACCGAAGGTAAAAGTATGGTCTCCGTGATACCATGTCAGGTTATCTTCTAATGTATAAATATTTTGATCCAGTCTGTTCGCTCCAGAAGAATACTCCGTTCCAATATAAGCTGTGGTCTTACCTGTAGTTGTTCCTACACCACCACCAAGCTTACTAATGCTTATGTTAGGTCCTTGATAAGCAACATCACGACTATCCCGAACAAACGTAACACCAAAACGAGCTTCATTGCTCAATACATTACTGAGTTTAGAATTCAATTCTGCAACAAACGAATTGGTTTTATCGAGCATGCGATAACCACTATTTTCAAAATAATAGGTAGTAGAACCAGAACTGTAAGTATCTTTATAAGAGTCGTTGTATTGATAACGCAAAGAGAACTTGTTATTGGCATTGATATTCCAGTCAATACGGCCCATAAGAGACAATCCCTTTGTATTAACACTACGCTTTCCATAAGTATCTGCATTCCCGGTAATCTGAGCATATCTATCGGCAATAGCTTTAGCTTCACCAGCAGTCAAATAACCTGTAGTATAATCGGGGAAGTAGGTAGAAGGATAAGTATCGTACTTGTATTCCGCACTTGTAAAGAAGAACAATTTGTTTTTAATAATCGGTCCACCGAATGTGAATCCCGCTGTTTTGGTAGATTGTGTACCCAATTTTGCTTTCACATTATTGATCTGATCCCATTTTCCATACATATTTTGATCGGTGTAGTATCCGTAAGCAGAACCAGAAAATTTATTCGTACCTGACTTCGTAATTGCATTGATACCACCACCGGTAAAACCACTCTGACGAACATCAAAAGGAGAAACTACGACCTGAATTTCCTGAATAGCATCCAGTGAAATGGGGTTTGCTCCTGTCTGTCCTCCGTTGGTACCTGAACTGGCCAATCCGAACACATCATTACTTACCATACCGTCAATCTGGAAAGAGTTATAACGGTTATTGGAACCTGCAATTGAGATCCCACCAATTTTAGCAGAAGAAACGAGTGGAGACAACTTGGCCACATCGTAAATACTACGGTCAATGGTAGGGGCATTTACAATTTGATTTTCTTTGAAGTTTGTGGCAGCTCCACCGCCGGCACTTTTTACACCTGCGTTAGCTCTCACAACAACCTCATTTAATTCTTTTACGTTCTCTTTAAGATTCACATTTAATGTCAATGGGTCACCAAGCGACAATTGAATATTATTGTATTCAACTTTTTTATATCCCACATAAGAAATGATAATTTTGTATGGTCCCCCCACACGCATACCCTGAATGGAATATCTCCCTTTTTCATTTGTAATTGCACCATACGACGTACCAGAAGGTTGGTGGATAGCCTGAACCGTAGCCCCGATTATCGCCTCTTTATCATCTCCAACACGACCGTTAATACTCGCTGTTGTGACCTGCGCCATAGCCGATAAAGCCATGATGCACCCCAACGCCATTAGCACTAATCGTTTACCTGTTTTTT comes from Paludibacter jiangxiensis and encodes:
- a CDS encoding TonB-dependent receptor — translated: MKKTGKRLVLMALGCIMALSAMAQVTTASINGRVGDDKEAIIGATVQAIHQPSGTSYGAITNEKGRYSIQGMRVGGPYKIIISYVGYKKVEYNNIQLSLGDPLTLNVNLKENVKELNEVVVRANAGVKSAGGGAATNFKENQIVNAPTIDRSIYDVAKLSPLVSSAKIGGISIAGSNNRYNSFQIDGMVSNDVFGLASSGTNGGQTGANPISLDAIQEIQVVVSPFDVRQSGFTGGGINAITKSGTNKFSGSAYGYYTDQNMYGKWDQINNVKAKLGTQSTKTAGFTFGGPIIKNKLFFFTSAEYKYDTYPSTYFPDYTTGYLTAGEAKAIADRYAQITGNADTYGKRSVNTKGLSLMGRIDWNINANNKFSLRYQYNDSYKDTYSSGSTTYYFENSGYRMLDKTNSFVAELNSKLSNVLSNEARFGVTFVRDSRDVAYQGPNISISKLGGGVGTTTGKTTAYIGTEYSSGANRLDQNIYTLEDNLTWYHGDHTFTFGTHNEFYRMNNLFIQASTGAYYYNSLTDFVNDNAYQFKYNYSDYDLTGSYKWAGTVKAGQFGLYLQDKWSINNNFNVTYGVRFDVPMCFNKPTANDAFNLSTYSTTYGVKVGEVPSTKVMISPRVGFRWYTDDSHKTLVRGGAGLFTGRVPFVWLSNMWNNTGMEMKGTTITTNVPKFGTFGNDAVAAMKSASGSASKPTINTVSKDFKYPQVFRANLAVEQALPYDVKMTVEGLYSKTLNNVWFENLALVDNGKKVYAVSADVPNSATNYFATNAGSYYAIINLKNTNKGYSYSLSGKLEKSFKFGLDLMASYTFGHAYSVNDGTSSVALSNWQYNYAKNPNNSSEMSYSVFDIPHRVLAQASYTTPKYLDNRLATTVSLMYNGSTGMRYCLTMNESVDFNGDTQKGNSLLYIPTQDELAKMTFASAADRTSFGNWIEGDSYAKNHRGQYAERYSNSAPWENHFDLHFAESFYYLKGKSNKIELSLDIINFGNMLNKEWGAVYGSDYTVQPLKVTAMTKNANGDYVPTYSYQDDKVYKSSFSSRWHMQVGLKVTF